From a region of the Ficedula albicollis isolate OC2 chromosome 1A, FicAlb1.5, whole genome shotgun sequence genome:
- the TCF20 gene encoding transcription factor 20 isoform X1, with product MQSFREQSSYHGNQQSYPQEVHASSRLEEFSPRQQAQMFQSFGGGAGSGRRGATGASTAMPGESSGHQSYQGFRKEAGEFYYMAANKDPVVSGGQQPPQRRPSGPVQSYGPPQGSSFGSQYGSEGHVGQFQTQHSTLGGVSHYQQDYTGPFSPGSAQYQQQASSQQQQVQQLRQQIYQSHQPLPQASSQSASSTSHLQPMQRPSTLPSSASGYQLRVGQFSQHYQPPSSSSSSSFPSPQRFGQSGQNYDGSYNVNSGSQYEGHAVGSNAQAYGTQSNYSFQTQPMKSFEQSKLPQSGQQGQQQQQHPPQHVMQYSNAATKLSLQSQVGQYSQTEVPVRSPMQFHQNFSPISNPSPAASVVQSPSCSSTPSPLMPGGENLQCGQGNMSMGSRNRILQMMPQLSPTPSMMPSPNAHASGFKGFGLEGLQEKRLTDPGLSSLSALSSQVANLPNTVQHMLLSDALAPQKKSSKRSSSSKKADSCTNSEGSSQAEEQLKSPMAESLDGGCSSSSEDHGERVRQLSGQSTSSDTTYKGGNLERPNSSPAQGSQNEPSKLSSSPAAREDVSSPDGKEAVVAVENAPKLNEKAVGVIVSREAMAGRVEKSGGQDKPAQDDASTAPQAPASTSGAKEAGHAGTQQETQGGGKGSKSGDNTNHNGEGNSQSGHAVVGPNFPARTESSKSPGSLRYSYKDNIAPGIQRNIGGFPQYPSGQEKGDFPGHGERKGRNEKFPSLLQEVLQGYHHHPDRRYSRNAQEHSGMAGSLEGAMRPNVLISQTNELTNRGLLNKSMGSLLEGPHWGPWDRKSSSAAPDMKQINLADYPIARKFDVEAQSAAHEAGALSERRSVICDISPLRQLVRDPGPHPMGHMGPEARSGRSERLAPGLSQSVILPGGLVSMETKMKAHSGQIKEEDFEQAKSSASLNNKKTGDHCHPAGIKHESFRGNASPGAAVSDAAPDYMPQQDSRSTQMRRGPGRTGRGKSPSQYQDLADKLKMSPGRSRGPGADLHHMNPHMTLSERVSRGSLHSVYPQNSEGPSLASAYHTNARPHAFGDPSQSLNSQYHYKRQIYQQQQEEYKDWASSAAQGVIAAAQHRQEGARKSPRQQQFLERVRSPLKNDKDGMMYLQGSSYHDTGSQEAGRCVMGSDSTQSKCTELKHGNQKLQHHESGWDLSRQTSPAKSSGPLGAANQKRFCPQESDGHRREESTDLPKPSNAMLRLPGQEDQSPQNPLIMRRRVRSFISPIPTKRQPHDMKSSGGEDKGRLMTSAKEGADKTYNSYAHSSQSQDAGKSVAKGDSFKDLPSPDNRNCPAVSLASPAKTKILPPRKGRGLKLEAIVQKITSPNIRRSVSTNSAETGPDTVTLDDILSLKSGPEGGNVAGHGPEAEKRKGEMSDQVGPASQDTTGEKTVPRSSEEWQSSEDDKNKKEVPETTSIGKEGAGSSAAPPPSQKSGGQGRSDGSVSGAGTLTFSDSKTISPSSAFISEPNPKSEEKDGDVTNISPKPDGFPPKGYFPSGKKKGRPIGSVNKQKKQQQQQQQQLPVPPPPPPAPSQPAEGAGAGEPKPKRQRRERRKPAAQPRKRKPRRAAPIVEPQEPEIKLKYATQSVDKTDSKNKSFFPYIHVVNKCELGAVCTIINAEEEEQNKLVRGRKGQRSSTPPPSNAESKVLPTSTFMLQGPVVTESSVLGHLVCCLCGKWASYRNMGDLFGPFYPQDYAATLPKNPPPKRATEMQSKVKVRHKSASNGSKTDTEEEEEQQQQKEQRSLAAHPRFKRRHRSEDCSGASRSLSRGASCKKATTDGGSGGEKTPLDSKPSMPTSEGGTELELQIPELPLDSNEFWVHEGCILWANGIYLVCGRLYGLQEAVEIAREMKCSHCQEPGATLGCYNKGCSFRYHYPCAIDADCLLNEENFSVRCPKHKNKMVKGSLSTEQSERG from the coding sequence ATGCAGTCCTTTCGGGAGCAAAGTAGTTATCACGGAAACCAGCAGAGCTACCCGCAGGAAGTGCACGCTTCATCCCGACTGGAAGAGTTCAGCCCCCGCCAGCAGGCCCAGATGTTCCAGAGCTTTggaggaggtgctggcagtggaCGTCGTGGAGCAACTGGAGCCTCTACAGCAATGCCTGGTGAGAGCTCTGGCCATCAGAGCTACCAAGGTTTCAGAAAAGAAGCAGGAGAGTTTTACTATATGGCTGCCAACAAAGATCCAGTGGTGTCAGGAGGGCAGCAGCCGCCTCAGCGCAGGCCTTCTGGACCAGTACAGAGCTATGGGCCCCCTCAAGGGAGTAGCTTTGGGAGTCAGTATGGGAGTGAGGGACATGTGGGCCAGTTCCAAACACAGCACTCGACCCTTGGGGGTGTATCCCACTATCAACAGGATTATACTGGTCCTTTTTCTCCAGGGAGTGCCCAGTATCAGCAGCAGGCTTCtagccagcagcagcaggtgcagcagctgAGACAGCAGATCTATCAATCTCATCAGCCTTTACCCCAGGCTTCCAGCCAGTCTGCTTCTAGCACCTCACACTTGCAGCCAATGCAGCGTCCATCCACACTGCCTTCCTCTGCTTCAGGCTACCAGTTACGAGTGGGTCAGTTCAGCCAACACTATCAGCCACCTTcgtcatcctcctcctcctctttcccttccccacagcGTTTTGGCCAGTCAGGACAGAATTATGACGGAAGCTACAATGTGAATTCTGGGTCGCAGTACGAAGGCCATGCTGTGGGCTCCAATGCACAGGCCTATGGCACCCAGTCGAACTACAGCTTTCAAACTCAACCGATGAAAAGCTTTGAGCAGTCTAAGCTGCCCCaaagtgggcagcaggggcagcagcaacagcagcaccCACCTCAGCACGTAATGCAGTATTCAAATGCTGCCACCAAACTCTCTCTTCAAAGTCAAGTGGGACAGTACAGCCAGACTGAAGTTCCTGTAAGGTCACCGATGCAGTTCCACCAAAACTTCAGTCCAATCTCTaatccatctcctgctgcaTCTGTGGTTCAGTCTCCAAGCTGCAGCTCTACGCCTTCTCCACTCATGCCAGGTGGAGAAAATCTCCAGTGTGGGCAAGGCAACATGTCCATGGGCTCTAGAAACCGAATCCTGCAGATGATGCCTCAGCTTAGTCCTACACCATCTATGATGCCAAGCCCCAATGCTCATGCGAGTGGATTCAAGGGGTTTGGACTGGAAGGACTGCAGGAAAAAAGGCTCACAGATCCAGGTCTGAGCAGCCTGAGTGCTCTAAGTTCTCAAGTTGCCAATCTGCCCAACACAGTCCAGCACATGTTGCTCTCGGATGCCTTGGcacctcagaaaaaaagttcCAAAAGATCATCCTCTTCCAAGAAGGCTGACAGCTGCACCAACTCAGAAGGCTCCTCCCAGGCAGAGGAGCAACTCAAGTCTCCCATGGCAGAGTCCCTGGATGGTGGCTGTTCCAGTAGTTCAGAGGATCATGGGGAAAGGGTGAGACAGCTGAGTGGCCAGAGCACCAGCTCAGACACCACTTACAAAGGGGGTAATTTAGAGAGACCCAACTCCTCACCAGCACAAGGTTCTCAGAATGAGCCATCAAAACTCAGCAGCAGTCCTGCAGCTAGGGAAGATGTGAGCTCCCCTGATGGGAAGGAAGCTGTGGTGGCTGTGGAAAATGCTCCAAAATTGAATGAAAAGGCAGTTGGGGTGATTGTCTCCCGGGAAGCCATGGCAGGAAGAGTAGAAAAGTCAGGTGGACAAGATAAACCTGCACAAGATGATGCTTCCACAGCCCCTCAGGCACCAGCTAGCACTAGTGGAGCAAAAGAAGCTGGGcatgcagggacacagcaagAAACTCAAGGAGGAGGTAAAGGGAGCAAAAGTGGCGATAACACTAACCATAATGGGGAGGGGAACAGCCAGTCTGGTCATGCAGTCGTTGGGCCAAATTTTCCTGCAAGAACAGAATCTTCCAAGTCTCCTGGTAGTTTAAGATACAGCTACAAGGATAATATAGCACCTGGTATACAAAGAAATATTGGTGGCTTTCCACAGTATCCGTCTGGTCAAGAAAAGGGGGATTTTCCAGGGCATGGTGAGCGCAAAGGCCGTAATGAGAAGTTTCCTAGCCTCCTACAAGAGGTTTTACAGGGGTACCACCATCATCCAGACAGAAGGTATTCTAGGAATGCTCAGGAGCATTCTGGGATGGCTGGGAGTTTGGAGGGAGCTATGAGGCCCAATGTTTTAATTAGTCAAACCAATGAATTGACCAATAGAGGCCTCCTAAACAAAAGCATGGGGTCCCTCCTGGAAGGCCCTCACTGGGGTCCCTGGGATAGGAAGTCTAGCAGTGCAGCTCCAGACATGAAGCAGATAAATTTAGCTGATTACCCTATTGCTAGAAAGTTCGATGTGGAGGCTCAGTCTGCTGCCCATGAGGCAGGAGCACTCTCAGAGAGGAGATCAGTGATCTGTGACATATCTCCATTAAGGCAGCTTGTAAGAGATCCTGGCCCTCACCCCATGGGGCACATGGGTCCTGAGGCCAGAAGTGGAAGGAGTGAACGTCTTGCCCCTGGCTTGAGCCAATCAGTAATACTCCCTGGTGGTTTAGTATCCATGGAAACGAAGATGAAAGCTCACAGTGGGCAAATAAAGGAGGAAGATTTTGAACAGGCAAAGAGCTCAGCTAGTctcaataataaaaaaacaggaGACCATTGTCATCCCGCTGGCATCAAGCATGAATCGTTTCGAGGCAatgccagccctggagctgcagtcTCCGATGCTGCTCCAGACTACATGccccagcaggacagcagatCAACACAGATGAGACGGGGACCTGGCAGAACTGGAAGGGGTAAATCACCCTCTCAATATCAGGATCTTGCTGATAAGCTGAAAATGTCACCAGGCAGAAGCAGAGGCCCGGGGGCAGATCTGCATCACATGAACCCACACATGACACTATCTGAAAGAGTTAGCAGGGGTTCCTTGCATTCTGTCTACCCTCAGAATTCGGAAGGCCCATCTCTGGCTTCAGCATATCACACAAATGCTAGGCCTCATGCTTTTGGTGACCCCAGCCAGAGTCTGAATTCCCAGTATCATTACAAGAGACAGATATACCAGCAACAGCAAGAAGAATACAAAGATTGGGCAAGCAGCGCTGCTCAGGGTGTgattgctgcagctcagcacaggcaggaaggagcaaGGAAGAGCCCAAGACAACAGCAGTTTCTGGAAAGAGTAAGGAGTCCCTTAAAAAATGACAAGGATGGAATGATGTACCTTCAAGGTAGTTCTTACCATGATACTGGAAGTCAGGAAGCTGGGCGCTGTGTCATGGGCAGTGACAGTACTCAGAGCAAATGCACTGAACTGAAACACGGCAACCAGAAGTTGCAGCATCATGAATCTGGCTGGGACCTCTCTCGGCAAACTTCTCCTGCCAAAAGCAGTGGCCCTCTTGGAGCAGCCAACCAAAAAAGATTCTGCCCTCAAGAAAGCGATGGGCATCGACGAGAGGAATCTACAGATTTGCCCAAGCCTAGTAATGCTATGCTTAGGCTCCCTGGCCAAGAAGACCAGTCTCCTCAAAACCCGCTAATCATGAGGAGGAGGGTCCGTTCTTTCATCTCTCCTATCCCTACCAAAAGACAGCCACATGATATGAAGAGCAGTGGCGGTGAAGATAAAGGGCGACTGATGACTTCAGCAAAAGAAGGAGCTGATAAAACATACAACTCCTATGCCCATTCATCTCAAAGCCAAGATGCTGGCAAGTCAGTTGCAAAGGGAGATTCCTTCAAGGACCTGCCAAGTCCTGATAATAGGAATTGTCCTGCTGTTTCCCTCGCAAGCCCGGCAAAGACCAAAATATTGCCCCCAAGAAAGGGGCGAGGATTAAAACTGGAAGCTATTGTTCAAAAAATTACATCTCCCAATATTAGGAGAAGTGTTTCTACCAACAGTGCTGAAACTGGTCCAGATACTGTCACTCTTGATGACATCCTGTCCCTCAAGAGTGGACCTGAAGGAGGAAATGTGGCTGGACATGGACCAGAGgctgagaagaggaaaggagaaatgtcAGATCAAGTGGGGCCAGCAAGCCAGGATACAACTGGTGAAAAAACTGTTCCAAGATCTTCAGAAGAGTGGCAAAGCAGCGAGgatgataaaaacaaaaaagaggtCCCTGAAACCACCAGTATCGGCAAAGAAGGAGCAGGATCCAGTGCAGCACCACCACCTTCTCAGAAGTCAGGTGGTCAGGGAAGGTCTGATGGATCTGTAAGTGGAGCTGGAACTCTGACCTTTTCCGACTCAAAAACAATTTCCCCTTCCAGTGCGTTCATTTCTGAACCAAATCCAAAGTCTGAGGAAAAAGATGGAGACGTGACAAACATTTCACCCAAGCCAGATGGTTTCCCTCCAAAGGGATATTTCccctctggaaagaaaaaagggaggcCAATTGGGAGTGTGAACaagcagaagaagcagcagcagcagcaacagcagcagctgcctgtgcccccaCCTCCCCCACCAGCACCATCACAGCCTGCAGAAGGGGCGGGTGCTGGTGAGCCAAAGCCCAAGAGGCAAAGGAGGGAGAGGCgaaaacctgcagcacagccacggAAGCGGAAGCCTAGACGGGCTGCTCCAATCGTGGAGCCTCAAGAACCAGAGATCAAGCTTAAATATGCTACCCAGTCTGTAGATAAAACTGACTCCAAGAATAAGTCCTTTTTCCCTTATATTCATGTGGTAAACAAGTGTGAATTAGGCGCTGTGTGCACAATCATAAATGcggaggaagaggagcagaacaAATTGGTGAGGGGTCGGAAAGGACAGAGGTCTTCAACACCCCCTCCTAGCAATGCGGAGAGCAAAGTGCTGCCCACCTCAACTTTCATGCTGCAAGGCCCTGTAGTAACGGAGTCTTCTGTCTTGGGGCATCTGGTTTGCTGCCTGTGTGGCAAATGGGCCAGCTATCGTAACATGGGTGACCTCTTTGGTCCTTTCTACCCCCAGGATTACGCAGCTACCTTGCCCAAGAATCCACCTCCAAAGAGGgccacagaaatgcagagcaagGTCAAGGTACGGCACAAAAGTGCTTCTAATGGTTCCAAGACAGATactgaagaggaggaggaacagcAACAACAGAAGGAACAAAGAAGCCTGGCTGCTCATCCCCGCTTTAAGAGGCGGCACCGCTCTGAGGACTGTAGCGGAGCCTCTCGGTCACTTTCAAGGGGAGCTTCTTGTAAAAAAGCAACCACTGatggtggcagtggtggtgaAAAGACTCCTTTGGACTCAAAACCGTCTATGCCCACTTCAGAAGGTGGCACTGAGCTGGAGTTACAAATTCCTGAACTACCTCTTGACAGCAATGAATTTTGGGTCCATGAGGGTTGTATTCTCTGGGCCAATGGGATCTACCTGGTCTGTGGCAGGCTCTATGGGCTGCAGGAAGCTGTGGAGATTGCAAGAGAGATG
- the TCF20 gene encoding transcription factor 20 isoform X4, producing MQSFREQSSYHGNQQSYPQEVHASSRLEEFSPRQQAQMFQSFGGGAGSGRRGATGASTAMPGESSGHQSYQGFRKEAGEFYYMAANKDPVVSGGQQPPQRRPSGPVQSYGPPQGSSFGSQYGSEGHVGQFQTQHSTLGGVSHYQQDYTGPFSPGSAQYQQQASSQQQQVQQLRQQIYQSHQPLPQASSQSASSTSHLQPMQRPSTLPSSASGYQLRVGQFSQHYQPPSSSSSSSFPSPQRFGQSGQNYDGSYNVNSGSQYEGHAVGSNAQAYGTQSNYSFQTQPMKSFEQSKLPQSGQQGQQQQQHPPQHVMQYSNAATKLSLQSQVGQYSQTEVPVRSPMQFHQNFSPISNPSPAASVVQSPSCSSTPSPLMPGGENLQCGQGNMSMGSRNRILQMMPQLSPTPSMMPSPNAHASGFKGFGLEGLQEKRLTDPGLSSLSALSSQVANLPNTVQHMLLSDALAPQKKSSKRSSSSKKADSCTNSEGSSQAEEQLKSPMAESLDGGCSSSSEDHGERVRQLSGQSTSSDTTYKGGNLERPNSSPAQGSQNEPSKLSSSPAAREDVSSPDGKEAVVAVENAPKLNEKAVGVIVSREAMAGRVEKSGGQDKPAQDDASTAPQAPASTSGAKEAGHAGTQQETQGGGKGSKSGDNTNHNGEGNSQSGHAVVGPNFPARTESSKSPGSLRYSYKDNIAPGIQRNIGGFPQYPSGQEKGDFPGHGERKGRNEKFPSLLQEVLQGYHHHPDRRYSRNAQEHSGMAGSLEGAMRPNVLISQTNELTNRGLLNKSMGSLLEGPHWGPWDRKSSSAAPDMKQINLADYPIARKFDVEAQSAAHEAGALSERRSVICDISPLRQLVRDPGPHPMGHMGPEARSGRSERLAPGLSQSVILPGGLVSMETKMKAHSGQIKEEDFEQAKSSASLNNKKTGDHCHPAGIKHESFRGNASPGAAVSDAAPDYMPQQDSRSTQMRRGPGRTGRGKSPSQYQDLADKLKMSPGRSRGPGADLHHMNPHMTLSERVSRGSLHSVYPQNSEGPSLASAYHTNARPHAFGDPSQSLNSQYHYKRQIYQQQQEEYKDWASSAAQGVIAAAQHRQEGARKSPRQQQFLERVRSPLKNDKDGMMYLQGSSYHDTGSQEAGRCVMGSDSTQSKCTELKHGNQKLQHHESGWDLSRQTSPAKSSGPLGAANQKRFCPQESDGHRREESTDLPKPSNAMLRLPGQEDQSPQNPLIMRRRVRSFISPIPTKRQPHDMKSSGGEDKGRLMTSAKEGADKTYNSYAHSSQSQDAGKSVAKGDSFKDLPSPDNRNCPAVSLASPAKTKILPPRKGRGLKLEAIVQKITSPNIRRSVSTNSAETGPDTVTLDDILSLKSGPEGGNVAGHGPEAEKRKGEMSDQVGPASQDTTGEKTVPRSSEEWQSSEDDKNKKEVPETTSIGKEGAGSSAAPPPSQKSGGQGRSDGSVSGAGTLTFSDSKTISPSSAFISEPNPKSEEKDGDVTNISPKPDGFPPKGYFPSGKKKGRPIGSVNKQKKQQQQQQQQLPVPPPPPPAPSQPAEGAGAGEPKPKRQRRERRKPAAQPRKRKPRRAAPIVEPQEPEIKLKYATQSVDKTDSKNKSFFPYIHVVNKCELGAVCTIINAEEEEQNKLVRGRKGQRSSTPPPSNAESKVLPTSTFMLQGPVVTESSVLGHLVCCLCGKWASYRNMGDLFGPFYPQDYAATLPKNPPPKRATEMQSKVKVRHKSASNGSKTDTEEEEEQQQQKEQRSLAAHPRFKRRHRSEDCSGASRSLSRGASCKKATTDGGSGGEKTPLDSKPSMPTSEGGTELELQIPELPLDSNEFWVHEGCILWANGIYLVCGRLYGLQEAVEIAREMKCSHCQEPGATLGCYNKGCSFRYHYPCAIDADCLLNEENFSVRCPKHKPLLPCSLPSLQNKMVKGSLSTEQSERG from the coding sequence ATGCAGTCCTTTCGGGAGCAAAGTAGTTATCACGGAAACCAGCAGAGCTACCCGCAGGAAGTGCACGCTTCATCCCGACTGGAAGAGTTCAGCCCCCGCCAGCAGGCCCAGATGTTCCAGAGCTTTggaggaggtgctggcagtggaCGTCGTGGAGCAACTGGAGCCTCTACAGCAATGCCTGGTGAGAGCTCTGGCCATCAGAGCTACCAAGGTTTCAGAAAAGAAGCAGGAGAGTTTTACTATATGGCTGCCAACAAAGATCCAGTGGTGTCAGGAGGGCAGCAGCCGCCTCAGCGCAGGCCTTCTGGACCAGTACAGAGCTATGGGCCCCCTCAAGGGAGTAGCTTTGGGAGTCAGTATGGGAGTGAGGGACATGTGGGCCAGTTCCAAACACAGCACTCGACCCTTGGGGGTGTATCCCACTATCAACAGGATTATACTGGTCCTTTTTCTCCAGGGAGTGCCCAGTATCAGCAGCAGGCTTCtagccagcagcagcaggtgcagcagctgAGACAGCAGATCTATCAATCTCATCAGCCTTTACCCCAGGCTTCCAGCCAGTCTGCTTCTAGCACCTCACACTTGCAGCCAATGCAGCGTCCATCCACACTGCCTTCCTCTGCTTCAGGCTACCAGTTACGAGTGGGTCAGTTCAGCCAACACTATCAGCCACCTTcgtcatcctcctcctcctctttcccttccccacagcGTTTTGGCCAGTCAGGACAGAATTATGACGGAAGCTACAATGTGAATTCTGGGTCGCAGTACGAAGGCCATGCTGTGGGCTCCAATGCACAGGCCTATGGCACCCAGTCGAACTACAGCTTTCAAACTCAACCGATGAAAAGCTTTGAGCAGTCTAAGCTGCCCCaaagtgggcagcaggggcagcagcaacagcagcaccCACCTCAGCACGTAATGCAGTATTCAAATGCTGCCACCAAACTCTCTCTTCAAAGTCAAGTGGGACAGTACAGCCAGACTGAAGTTCCTGTAAGGTCACCGATGCAGTTCCACCAAAACTTCAGTCCAATCTCTaatccatctcctgctgcaTCTGTGGTTCAGTCTCCAAGCTGCAGCTCTACGCCTTCTCCACTCATGCCAGGTGGAGAAAATCTCCAGTGTGGGCAAGGCAACATGTCCATGGGCTCTAGAAACCGAATCCTGCAGATGATGCCTCAGCTTAGTCCTACACCATCTATGATGCCAAGCCCCAATGCTCATGCGAGTGGATTCAAGGGGTTTGGACTGGAAGGACTGCAGGAAAAAAGGCTCACAGATCCAGGTCTGAGCAGCCTGAGTGCTCTAAGTTCTCAAGTTGCCAATCTGCCCAACACAGTCCAGCACATGTTGCTCTCGGATGCCTTGGcacctcagaaaaaaagttcCAAAAGATCATCCTCTTCCAAGAAGGCTGACAGCTGCACCAACTCAGAAGGCTCCTCCCAGGCAGAGGAGCAACTCAAGTCTCCCATGGCAGAGTCCCTGGATGGTGGCTGTTCCAGTAGTTCAGAGGATCATGGGGAAAGGGTGAGACAGCTGAGTGGCCAGAGCACCAGCTCAGACACCACTTACAAAGGGGGTAATTTAGAGAGACCCAACTCCTCACCAGCACAAGGTTCTCAGAATGAGCCATCAAAACTCAGCAGCAGTCCTGCAGCTAGGGAAGATGTGAGCTCCCCTGATGGGAAGGAAGCTGTGGTGGCTGTGGAAAATGCTCCAAAATTGAATGAAAAGGCAGTTGGGGTGATTGTCTCCCGGGAAGCCATGGCAGGAAGAGTAGAAAAGTCAGGTGGACAAGATAAACCTGCACAAGATGATGCTTCCACAGCCCCTCAGGCACCAGCTAGCACTAGTGGAGCAAAAGAAGCTGGGcatgcagggacacagcaagAAACTCAAGGAGGAGGTAAAGGGAGCAAAAGTGGCGATAACACTAACCATAATGGGGAGGGGAACAGCCAGTCTGGTCATGCAGTCGTTGGGCCAAATTTTCCTGCAAGAACAGAATCTTCCAAGTCTCCTGGTAGTTTAAGATACAGCTACAAGGATAATATAGCACCTGGTATACAAAGAAATATTGGTGGCTTTCCACAGTATCCGTCTGGTCAAGAAAAGGGGGATTTTCCAGGGCATGGTGAGCGCAAAGGCCGTAATGAGAAGTTTCCTAGCCTCCTACAAGAGGTTTTACAGGGGTACCACCATCATCCAGACAGAAGGTATTCTAGGAATGCTCAGGAGCATTCTGGGATGGCTGGGAGTTTGGAGGGAGCTATGAGGCCCAATGTTTTAATTAGTCAAACCAATGAATTGACCAATAGAGGCCTCCTAAACAAAAGCATGGGGTCCCTCCTGGAAGGCCCTCACTGGGGTCCCTGGGATAGGAAGTCTAGCAGTGCAGCTCCAGACATGAAGCAGATAAATTTAGCTGATTACCCTATTGCTAGAAAGTTCGATGTGGAGGCTCAGTCTGCTGCCCATGAGGCAGGAGCACTCTCAGAGAGGAGATCAGTGATCTGTGACATATCTCCATTAAGGCAGCTTGTAAGAGATCCTGGCCCTCACCCCATGGGGCACATGGGTCCTGAGGCCAGAAGTGGAAGGAGTGAACGTCTTGCCCCTGGCTTGAGCCAATCAGTAATACTCCCTGGTGGTTTAGTATCCATGGAAACGAAGATGAAAGCTCACAGTGGGCAAATAAAGGAGGAAGATTTTGAACAGGCAAAGAGCTCAGCTAGTctcaataataaaaaaacaggaGACCATTGTCATCCCGCTGGCATCAAGCATGAATCGTTTCGAGGCAatgccagccctggagctgcagtcTCCGATGCTGCTCCAGACTACATGccccagcaggacagcagatCAACACAGATGAGACGGGGACCTGGCAGAACTGGAAGGGGTAAATCACCCTCTCAATATCAGGATCTTGCTGATAAGCTGAAAATGTCACCAGGCAGAAGCAGAGGCCCGGGGGCAGATCTGCATCACATGAACCCACACATGACACTATCTGAAAGAGTTAGCAGGGGTTCCTTGCATTCTGTCTACCCTCAGAATTCGGAAGGCCCATCTCTGGCTTCAGCATATCACACAAATGCTAGGCCTCATGCTTTTGGTGACCCCAGCCAGAGTCTGAATTCCCAGTATCATTACAAGAGACAGATATACCAGCAACAGCAAGAAGAATACAAAGATTGGGCAAGCAGCGCTGCTCAGGGTGTgattgctgcagctcagcacaggcaggaaggagcaaGGAAGAGCCCAAGACAACAGCAGTTTCTGGAAAGAGTAAGGAGTCCCTTAAAAAATGACAAGGATGGAATGATGTACCTTCAAGGTAGTTCTTACCATGATACTGGAAGTCAGGAAGCTGGGCGCTGTGTCATGGGCAGTGACAGTACTCAGAGCAAATGCACTGAACTGAAACACGGCAACCAGAAGTTGCAGCATCATGAATCTGGCTGGGACCTCTCTCGGCAAACTTCTCCTGCCAAAAGCAGTGGCCCTCTTGGAGCAGCCAACCAAAAAAGATTCTGCCCTCAAGAAAGCGATGGGCATCGACGAGAGGAATCTACAGATTTGCCCAAGCCTAGTAATGCTATGCTTAGGCTCCCTGGCCAAGAAGACCAGTCTCCTCAAAACCCGCTAATCATGAGGAGGAGGGTCCGTTCTTTCATCTCTCCTATCCCTACCAAAAGACAGCCACATGATATGAAGAGCAGTGGCGGTGAAGATAAAGGGCGACTGATGACTTCAGCAAAAGAAGGAGCTGATAAAACATACAACTCCTATGCCCATTCATCTCAAAGCCAAGATGCTGGCAAGTCAGTTGCAAAGGGAGATTCCTTCAAGGACCTGCCAAGTCCTGATAATAGGAATTGTCCTGCTGTTTCCCTCGCAAGCCCGGCAAAGACCAAAATATTGCCCCCAAGAAAGGGGCGAGGATTAAAACTGGAAGCTATTGTTCAAAAAATTACATCTCCCAATATTAGGAGAAGTGTTTCTACCAACAGTGCTGAAACTGGTCCAGATACTGTCACTCTTGATGACATCCTGTCCCTCAAGAGTGGACCTGAAGGAGGAAATGTGGCTGGACATGGACCAGAGgctgagaagaggaaaggagaaatgtcAGATCAAGTGGGGCCAGCAAGCCAGGATACAACTGGTGAAAAAACTGTTCCAAGATCTTCAGAAGAGTGGCAAAGCAGCGAGgatgataaaaacaaaaaagaggtCCCTGAAACCACCAGTATCGGCAAAGAAGGAGCAGGATCCAGTGCAGCACCACCACCTTCTCAGAAGTCAGGTGGTCAGGGAAGGTCTGATGGATCTGTAAGTGGAGCTGGAACTCTGACCTTTTCCGACTCAAAAACAATTTCCCCTTCCAGTGCGTTCATTTCTGAACCAAATCCAAAGTCTGAGGAAAAAGATGGAGACGTGACAAACATTTCACCCAAGCCAGATGGTTTCCCTCCAAAGGGATATTTCccctctggaaagaaaaaagggaggcCAATTGGGAGTGTGAACaagcagaagaagcagcagcagcagcaacagcagcagctgcctgtgcccccaCCTCCCCCACCAGCACCATCACAGCCTGCAGAAGGGGCGGGTGCTGGTGAGCCAAAGCCCAAGAGGCAAAGGAGGGAGAGGCgaaaacctgcagcacagccacggAAGCGGAAGCCTAGACGGGCTGCTCCAATCGTGGAGCCTCAAGAACCAGAGATCAAGCTTAAATATGCTACCCAGTCTGTAGATAAAACTGACTCCAAGAATAAGTCCTTTTTCCCTTATATTCATGTGGTAAACAAGTGTGAATTAGGCGCTGTGTGCACAATCATAAATGcggaggaagaggagcagaacaAATTGGTGAGGGGTCGGAAAGGACAGAGGTCTTCAACACCCCCTCCTAGCAATGCGGAGAGCAAAGTGCTGCCCACCTCAACTTTCATGCTGCAAGGCCCTGTAGTAACGGAGTCTTCTGTCTTGGGGCATCTGGTTTGCTGCCTGTGTGGCAAATGGGCCAGCTATCGTAACATGGGTGACCTCTTTGGTCCTTTCTACCCCCAGGATTACGCAGCTACCTTGCCCAAGAATCCACCTCCAAAGAGGgccacagaaatgcagagcaagGTCAAGGTACGGCACAAAAGTGCTTCTAATGGTTCCAAGACAGATactgaagaggaggaggaacagcAACAACAGAAGGAACAAAGAAGCCTGGCTGCTCATCCCCGCTTTAAGAGGCGGCACCGCTCTGAGGACTGTAGCGGAGCCTCTCGGTCACTTTCAAGGGGAGCTTCTTGTAAAAAAGCAACCACTGatggtggcagtggtggtgaAAAGACTCCTTTGGACTCAAAACCGTCTATGCCCACTTCAGAAGGTGGCACTGAGCTGGAGTTACAAATTCCTGAACTACCTCTTGACAGCAATGAATTTTGGGTCCATGAGGGTTGTATTCTCTGGGCCAATGGGATCTACCTGGTCTGTGGCAGGCTCTATGGGCTGCAGGAAGCTGTGGAGATTGCAAGAGAGATG